One stretch of Cohnella algarum DNA includes these proteins:
- a CDS encoding YheC/YheD family protein encodes MRRRRHARRAEAENGGGRRSIRDNASPAGVPREAYGWIERRKPAKPYLVQQGIRVLRKEGRPIDFRVVIQRNGAREWEVSGMLARVASPGKAVTNGSQGGSIYSADDVLAEQAGKSEAARIAAGFERLARETARQFALSYPRMNELGLDIAVDKRLRSWILEVNTKPDPRPFALLDDPSMLQKILELAKGYGRICDMTVRKAKKGR; translated from the coding sequence GTGCGGCGTCGGCGTCATGCGCGCCGAGCTGAGGCGGAGAACGGGGGCGGTCGACGTTCAATCCGGGACAACGCGAGTCCGGCTGGCGTCCCCCGGGAAGCGTACGGATGGATCGAACGCCGCAAGCCGGCCAAGCCGTATCTCGTGCAGCAAGGCATTCGCGTCCTCCGCAAGGAAGGGCGCCCGATCGATTTTCGCGTCGTCATCCAGCGCAACGGGGCGCGCGAATGGGAAGTGTCGGGCATGCTGGCGCGCGTCGCGTCACCCGGCAAAGCCGTTACGAACGGAAGCCAAGGGGGAAGCATTTATTCGGCCGACGACGTGCTGGCCGAGCAGGCCGGCAAGAGCGAAGCGGCGCGAATCGCAGCCGGCTTCGAGCGGCTGGCGAGGGAAACGGCAAGGCAGTTCGCCCTTTCCTATCCGAGGATGAACGAGCTCGGGCTCGATATCGCGGTAGACAAACGGCTGCGAAGCTGGATTCTCGAGGTCAACACGAAGCCCGACCCGCGTCCGTTCGCGCTGCTGGACGACCCGTCCATGCTGCAAAAAATCCTCGAGCTGGCAAAAGGGTACGGGCGAATTTGCGATATGACGGTGCGAAAAGCAAAAAAAGGCCGGTAG